In the Haloferula helveola genome, one interval contains:
- a CDS encoding DUF5060 domain-containing protein, which translates to MKSQSRRKRTGMLALLVAGVSAHATPPEIAGELKQWHKVTLTFEGPQSAETATPNPFADYRFEVRFKNGNTEMRVPGYFAADGDSANTSAEAGNRWRVHFSPPFTGEWTWKASLRKGPGVAVEAGPDAGMPGGHFDGDTGSLTIGASDKHSPDMRALGRLAYVGDRYPRTLGDGRVFLKTGVDAPENLLAYADFDGDFASDGIKDKLIKTWQPHVRDWRQGDPVWSGGKGKGLIGAVNYLAGKGLNSISFLTMNIGGDDANVFPYRSPDELDRIDVSRMDQWEVVFAHATAKGMFLHFKTQESENETLLDKGDTGPLRKLYYRELVARFSHHPALNWNMGEENGKWKNPAHRKLAQTTGQRLEMGRFIQRIDPYDHPIVIHNGQWFDDVYGDNSPYCGASLQTSKPDFSQVHKATLNILRSSARKGKQWMVACDEPGDAEHSLLPDAEDPDHDNARQGALWGNLLAGGWGVEWYFGYKHPHSDLTCQDFRSRDRMWDQCRHARDFFRMIDVPLTEMTNEDGLLAGADGYCLAKRGEVYLILLRDGSSEPSLDLTDSDDRLDVRWFDPRHGGGLKKGSVESVSGPGAQLLGKPPGSAEKDWVVIVRHNIDP; encoded by the coding sequence ATGAAATCCCAATCCCGCCGGAAGAGGACCGGTATGCTGGCACTGCTCGTTGCAGGAGTTTCCGCACACGCCACACCGCCGGAGATCGCCGGAGAACTCAAGCAGTGGCACAAGGTGACCCTCACCTTCGAGGGGCCGCAGTCGGCCGAGACCGCGACACCCAATCCGTTTGCCGACTATCGCTTCGAGGTTCGCTTCAAGAATGGAAACACCGAGATGCGGGTCCCCGGCTACTTCGCCGCGGATGGCGACAGCGCCAATACATCCGCGGAGGCGGGCAATCGGTGGCGGGTTCACTTTTCACCGCCGTTCACCGGCGAGTGGACTTGGAAAGCATCGCTTAGAAAAGGGCCGGGAGTCGCGGTCGAAGCAGGGCCGGATGCCGGAATGCCGGGCGGACACTTCGACGGCGACACCGGCAGTTTGACGATCGGAGCGAGCGACAAGCATTCACCCGACATGCGGGCGCTTGGACGTCTCGCCTACGTCGGTGACCGTTATCCCCGGACCTTGGGTGACGGAAGGGTCTTCCTGAAAACCGGCGTGGATGCCCCGGAGAACCTCCTCGCTTACGCCGATTTCGATGGCGATTTCGCCTCCGACGGAATCAAGGACAAGTTGATCAAGACGTGGCAGCCCCACGTTCGGGATTGGCGTCAAGGTGATCCGGTCTGGAGCGGGGGGAAGGGCAAGGGGCTGATCGGTGCGGTCAACTACCTTGCTGGCAAGGGGCTGAACTCGATCTCCTTTCTTACGATGAATATCGGAGGGGACGACGCGAATGTCTTCCCTTACAGGAGTCCGGACGAACTCGACCGGATCGACGTCTCGCGAATGGACCAGTGGGAAGTGGTCTTCGCCCACGCGACGGCCAAGGGGATGTTCCTGCACTTCAAGACCCAGGAGAGCGAGAACGAGACCTTGTTGGACAAAGGGGATACGGGACCGTTGCGCAAGCTGTACTACCGGGAACTGGTGGCCCGCTTTTCGCATCATCCCGCCCTCAACTGGAACATGGGTGAGGAAAACGGGAAGTGGAAGAATCCGGCTCACCGGAAGCTGGCCCAGACGACCGGGCAGAGGCTGGAGATGGGGCGATTCATCCAGCGCATCGATCCCTATGATCATCCGATCGTGATCCACAACGGGCAATGGTTCGACGACGTTTATGGCGACAATTCTCCGTACTGCGGGGCGTCGCTTCAGACATCGAAGCCTGACTTTTCCCAGGTTCACAAAGCGACGCTCAATATCTTGCGAAGTAGCGCGCGAAAAGGAAAGCAGTGGATGGTGGCCTGTGATGAACCGGGCGACGCCGAGCATTCCTTGCTGCCCGATGCGGAGGATCCGGACCACGACAATGCGCGGCAGGGTGCGCTATGGGGGAATCTCCTGGCGGGCGGATGGGGAGTCGAGTGGTACTTCGGCTACAAGCACCCGCATTCCGATCTGACCTGTCAGGATTTCCGGAGTCGGGACCGCATGTGGGACCAGTGCCGGCACGCCCGAGACTTCTTCCGCATGATAGACGTGCCATTGACGGAAATGACGAACGAGGACGGTTTGCTTGCTGGAGCGGACGGCTACTGCCTCGCGAAACGCGGCGAGGTGTATCTGATTCTCCTTCGCGACGGATCAAGCGAACCCAGCCTCGATCTGACGGACTCCGACGACCGACTCGATGTCCGCTGGTTTGATCCGCGGCACGGAGGTGGTCTGAAGAAAGGCTCGGTTGAAAGCGTCAGTGGCCCGGGAGCGCAGTTGCTGGGCAAGCCACCGGGTTCAGCGGAAAAGGACTGGGTTGTGATCGTGCGGCACAACATCGATCCCTAA
- a CDS encoding sulfatase-like hydrolase/transferase, whose amino-acid sequence MKPILCLALFLCSATLPVLAKDDRPNIIVIMADDMGYADAGFTGATDIKTPHLDALAASGVVFRQGYVTHPFCGPSRAGLLSGRYQHRFGFETNPAYDASNPYMGIDPAEVLFPKHLQDAGYRTGVIGKWHLGSAPAFHPNHRGFDYFYGFLGGGHDYISIDLRKPVAEGYLQALERNGMPAAFDGYLTTALSEDAAGFVRDSGDRPFFLYLAYNAPHAPLQAPKEAIGKYAHIEDRNRRIYAAMVDVMDAGIGKVVSALEDAGHRDNTLIFFLSDNGGPQAGPDSPSKGNGSSNKPFRGGKGDVYDGGIHVPFIASWPARIPAGSSFEHPVIALDIAKTALACAGTGRGVGSGLEGVDLVPHLTGETDSPPHDMLFWKNGPRWAVLSSKGDKLLSQGKGKAELYRLPEDVSESRNLAREETEQADRLKTDWMGWNEGNVPCRLMPYKAYHRDRDAFFLEAIPGDATKAGYRPGKVSTFK is encoded by the coding sequence ATGAAACCCATCCTCTGCCTCGCTCTGTTCCTCTGTAGCGCTACCCTTCCGGTGCTCGCGAAGGACGACCGACCGAACATCATCGTCATCATGGCCGACGACATGGGCTATGCGGATGCCGGTTTCACCGGGGCCACCGACATCAAGACTCCGCATCTCGATGCGCTTGCTGCATCGGGTGTGGTGTTCCGCCAGGGTTACGTCACCCATCCATTTTGCGGACCGAGTCGGGCCGGGCTGCTGTCGGGCCGCTACCAGCATCGCTTCGGCTTCGAGACGAACCCGGCCTACGATGCGTCCAACCCCTACATGGGAATCGACCCTGCCGAGGTGCTTTTCCCCAAGCACCTTCAGGATGCCGGCTACCGCACCGGCGTGATCGGGAAGTGGCATCTGGGCTCGGCACCCGCGTTTCATCCGAACCACCGCGGATTCGACTACTTCTACGGATTTCTCGGCGGTGGACATGACTACATCAGCATCGATCTCCGGAAACCGGTGGCCGAGGGCTATCTCCAGGCGCTCGAGCGCAACGGAATGCCAGCCGCCTTCGATGGCTACCTGACCACTGCGCTGAGCGAAGACGCGGCAGGGTTCGTCAGGGACTCCGGCGACCGGCCTTTCTTCCTCTATCTGGCCTACAACGCACCCCACGCGCCTCTGCAGGCGCCGAAGGAGGCGATCGGGAAGTATGCACACATCGAAGACCGGAACCGGCGCATCTATGCCGCGATGGTGGATGTGATGGATGCCGGGATCGGGAAGGTGGTTTCGGCCCTCGAGGATGCCGGCCACCGCGATAACACGCTCATCTTCTTCCTGAGCGACAACGGTGGTCCTCAGGCAGGTCCCGACTCGCCATCGAAGGGGAACGGATCATCGAACAAGCCGTTCCGGGGTGGCAAGGGTGACGTCTACGACGGAGGCATCCACGTGCCGTTCATCGCCAGTTGGCCGGCGAGGATTCCTGCGGGATCATCCTTCGAACATCCGGTGATCGCCCTCGACATCGCGAAGACCGCTCTGGCCTGCGCGGGCACGGGCAGGGGTGTCGGGTCAGGACTCGAAGGCGTCGACCTGGTTCCGCACCTGACCGGCGAGACCGATTCGCCTCCGCATGACATGCTGTTCTGGAAAAACGGTCCACGCTGGGCGGTGCTCTCTTCGAAAGGCGACAAGCTGCTATCGCAAGGCAAAGGAAAGGCCGAACTCTACCGGCTTCCCGAGGATGTTTCCGAAAGCCGGAACCTCGCCCGGGAGGAAACGGAGCAGGCGGACCGTCTCAAGACGGATTGGATGGGATGGAATGAAGGGAACGTCCCGTGCCGTCTGATGCCTTACAAGGCCTACCACCGGGATCGGGATGCTTTCTTCCTCGAAGCGATTCCGGGCGATGCCACCAAGGCGGGCTACCGGCCCGGGAAGGTTTCGACCTTCAAGTGA
- a CDS encoding sulfatase translates to MTRIPRLLILLLVPAFADERPNVLFIMSDDHTRQAISAYGSRLAEIAPTPTIDRLAKEGIMFENACCTNAICTPSRACIITGQYNHTNGVFDLGGRIEPSRQTLAIEMGKAGYETAMIGKWHLKAEPAAFDYYCVLPGQGSYFNPEFRVRGEKPWPGNVESAEGHSTDIITDRTLAWLKSRKHKDRPFFLMHHYKAPHDYFENAPRYKSYLSDTDIPAPDTLWDSHPEGFGSIATRGADDELIPHIGTSIGLRNPRRNYVLDLSRLYPDEFPENYDPADHSERENKRLAYNAYLRKYLRCVRGIDDNLARLFAYLEESGQMDNTVILYTGDQGFMLGEHDYQDKRWMFDETQRMPFLVRYPKSIRAGTVSDAIVENVDFGPTMLAFAGIGTPGSMQGKSFKEICETGEEPAGWKQEAYYRYWMHMAHHDNPGQVGIRTKTHKLIFYYGADYKGGYRTPPGWELYDLAKDPEETVNRYGDPAYAAVASELKTRLAALRKRVGDDGSHYPETEAVLREFWGDSEANRAEAVEISHEFLKLREAELKKAAEKRKR, encoded by the coding sequence ATGACCCGTATCCCACGACTCCTGATTCTGTTGCTGGTGCCCGCGTTTGCGGACGAACGTCCGAACGTCCTGTTCATCATGTCGGACGACCACACCCGGCAGGCGATCAGCGCATATGGATCCCGGTTGGCGGAAATCGCGCCGACTCCGACGATTGACCGGTTGGCGAAGGAGGGGATCATGTTTGAAAACGCCTGCTGCACCAACGCCATCTGCACGCCATCGAGAGCCTGCATCATTACCGGGCAGTACAACCACACGAATGGCGTGTTCGATCTGGGTGGGCGGATCGAGCCGTCGAGGCAAACGCTCGCGATCGAAATGGGGAAGGCCGGCTACGAGACCGCCATGATCGGCAAGTGGCACCTGAAGGCCGAGCCGGCTGCCTTTGACTACTACTGCGTGCTCCCGGGACAGGGCAGCTACTTCAATCCCGAGTTCCGGGTGCGGGGTGAGAAGCCATGGCCTGGCAATGTCGAGTCCGCCGAAGGCCACTCGACCGACATCATCACCGACCGCACGCTGGCGTGGCTGAAGAGCAGGAAGCACAAGGATCGGCCCTTCTTCCTGATGCACCACTACAAGGCGCCGCACGACTATTTCGAGAACGCCCCTCGGTATAAGAGCTATCTCTCCGACACGGACATTCCCGCTCCGGATACGCTATGGGATTCGCATCCCGAGGGATTCGGGTCGATCGCGACCCGGGGTGCCGATGATGAGCTCATCCCGCACATCGGCACTTCGATCGGCCTGCGCAACCCCCGACGAAACTACGTCCTCGACCTTTCCCGATTGTATCCGGACGAGTTCCCGGAGAACTACGATCCTGCCGATCACAGCGAGCGGGAGAACAAGCGTCTGGCCTACAACGCCTACCTCCGGAAATACCTGCGATGCGTCCGGGGTATCGACGACAATCTTGCTCGACTCTTCGCCTATCTCGAGGAGAGCGGACAGATGGACAATACGGTGATTCTCTATACCGGCGACCAGGGATTCATGCTTGGAGAGCATGACTACCAGGACAAACGGTGGATGTTTGACGAGACCCAGCGAATGCCGTTCCTGGTCCGATATCCCAAGTCAATCAGGGCGGGGACGGTCAGCGACGCGATCGTGGAGAATGTGGATTTCGGACCAACCATGCTTGCGTTCGCAGGGATCGGAACGCCCGGGTCGATGCAGGGAAAGTCGTTCAAAGAAATCTGTGAAACGGGCGAGGAACCGGCCGGTTGGAAGCAGGAGGCGTACTACCGGTACTGGATGCACATGGCCCACCACGACAATCCCGGCCAGGTCGGAATCCGGACCAAGACCCACAAGCTGATCTTCTACTACGGGGCCGACTACAAGGGTGGCTATCGGACGCCACCGGGATGGGAGCTTTATGATCTGGCCAAGGATCCGGAGGAAACGGTGAACCGCTATGGCGATCCTGCCTACGCCGCGGTTGCCAGCGAGTTGAAGACAAGGCTGGCGGCCCTTCGGAAAAGGGTGGGAGACGATGGCTCGCATTACCCTGAAACGGAGGCTGTGCTGCGGGAGTTCTGGGGCGACAGCGAGGCCAACCGGGCCGAGGCCGTCGAGATCTCGCACGAATTTCTCAAGCTTCGCGAAGCCGAGCTGAAGAAGGCGGCCGAGAAGCGAAAGCGGTAG
- a CDS encoding DUF1501 domain-containing protein, giving the protein MKTPLCTGHASPVGLSRRDFLNSTGVGLGGIALAHMMGRAEAAGLDGGALEGLHFPAKVKRVIYLFQSGGPSQMDLFDHKPRLEKEHGQELPASVRMGQRLTGMSTNQASFPLVGSPFKFARHGDSGATVSELLPHTAGVVDDLCFIKSMYTEAINHGPGVTMMQTGSQFPGRPSIGSWLSYGLGTMNSNLPDFVVLTTHGAGGQPLTSRYWGSGFLPGKHDGVRFAPNKDAVLYLNSPEGVSRANRRAVIEHINRLHQLQLEKTADPYLETQIAQYEMAFRMQASVPEVTDIHTESKATLEMYGDDVTTPGTYAHNCLLARRLAERGVRFIQLYHKDWDAHASLPGAIRNQCRLTDQPSAALIKDLKSRGMLEDTLVIWGGEFGRTNYCQGKLTPNGFGRDHHPRCFTMWMAGGGVKGGLTHGETDDYSYNIVKDGVHVHDLHATILHLLGIDHERLTFKYQGRHFRLTDVHGKLVKGLLA; this is encoded by the coding sequence ATGAAGACACCCCTTTGCACCGGACACGCCAGCCCTGTCGGATTGAGCAGACGGGACTTCCTGAACTCCACCGGAGTCGGCCTCGGCGGGATCGCATTGGCCCACATGATGGGCCGCGCCGAGGCGGCGGGTCTCGATGGTGGCGCTCTCGAGGGACTGCACTTTCCTGCGAAGGTGAAGCGGGTCATCTATCTGTTCCAGTCAGGCGGGCCGTCGCAGATGGACCTCTTCGATCACAAGCCGCGGCTTGAGAAGGAGCACGGTCAGGAGCTTCCGGCATCGGTCCGTATGGGACAGCGGCTGACCGGGATGTCGACGAATCAGGCGAGTTTCCCGTTGGTCGGATCGCCCTTCAAGTTCGCACGACACGGTGACAGCGGAGCCACGGTTTCGGAACTGCTGCCGCACACGGCAGGGGTGGTCGACGACCTCTGCTTCATCAAGTCGATGTACACCGAGGCCATCAACCATGGTCCCGGGGTGACAATGATGCAGACGGGATCCCAGTTTCCCGGAAGACCGTCGATCGGTTCGTGGCTTTCTTATGGTCTGGGCACGATGAACAGCAATCTGCCGGATTTCGTGGTCCTGACGACGCATGGCGCTGGCGGCCAGCCGCTGACGTCCCGCTATTGGGGCAGCGGATTCCTGCCCGGGAAACATGACGGAGTCCGGTTCGCGCCGAACAAGGACGCGGTGCTCTATCTCAACAGTCCCGAAGGGGTAAGCCGGGCCAACCGCCGGGCGGTGATCGAGCACATTAACCGCCTCCACCAGCTCCAGCTCGAGAAGACGGCGGATCCGTATCTGGAGACCCAGATCGCCCAATACGAGATGGCGTTCCGGATGCAGGCTTCGGTTCCGGAGGTGACCGACATTCATACCGAGTCGAAGGCGACTCTCGAGATGTATGGCGACGATGTGACGACACCCGGAACGTATGCCCACAACTGCCTGCTCGCCCGGCGTCTTGCCGAACGTGGCGTCCGCTTCATCCAGCTCTATCACAAGGATTGGGACGCCCATGCCTCTCTGCCCGGTGCGATCCGGAACCAGTGCCGGCTTACCGACCAGCCGTCGGCCGCTCTGATCAAGGACCTCAAGTCCCGGGGGATGCTGGAAGATACGCTCGTCATCTGGGGTGGGGAGTTCGGGCGGACCAACTACTGCCAGGGCAAACTGACTCCGAACGGATTCGGTCGCGACCATCACCCGCGCTGCTTCACGATGTGGATGGCGGGCGGTGGAGTAAAAGGCGGCCTTACCCATGGCGAGACCGATGACTACAGCTACAATATCGTGAAGGATGGAGTGCACGTGCATGACCTGCACGCGACCATTCTCCATCTGCTGGGGATCGATCACGAACGCCTGACCTTCAAATACCAAGGGCGGCATTTCCGACTGACCGATGTGCATGGCAAGCTGGTGAAGGGGCTCCTCGCCTGA
- a CDS encoding DUF1553 domain-containing protein, whose amino-acid sequence MNLRSSIVLGSVLLAGAVFAEERVSFQNVIKPLLSDRCFKCHGPDAKNQKSDFRLDTEEHAHEDLGGYFGIVPGNLQKSELHHLIRSEDEDEMMPPPDSNLTLSDAEKDLIDRWILQGAKYEKHWSFVPVPETVQVPSAGGGWALNEIDRFVARGHSDSGMKPAPESPRAKWLRRVSFDLTGLPPTLEEIDAFESDTSEDAYEKVADRLLATDAYAERMTAEWLDVARYSDSYGYQRDHERRVWPWRDWVLRAFRDNMPYGRFITEQVAGDLIPGATDQQRLATTFSRLHGHCMEGGSVLEEYRCEYVADRVETVGTAFLGLTMNCTRCHDHKYDPLTMRDFYSLGSFFANVDESGLIAYFSEAAPTPAMPLATPEDKAALAAGKAAVEAAESELRQIAGAAEADFVAWLSDPERGGESGGLEVALDFESVEKIDGRQGRLVNDANPEHSGTTKLLNRIVENGRSGRAILVTGDDSVEVHDVGAYDRDQPWSAAVWIKPSEIAPRANILSRGKGADDSACMGYEFLLSDGKPTASLAHFWPGDAVRVQTREPVEAGKWVHLGVTYDGSSKASGLRIFVNGSEAETVVVRDGLTRSINQFTRVGNGDKLGLVLGERFRDSGLRNGLVDGFRFWSREASSLEIAEACVVGTLSELLAKAPDELDEGERSRLREHFLLAVHPSSRTARQALQEERAGWNKVMDSIPAISVMREMETPRKAYILERGAYDSHGEEVSPDTPGFLPPMAPDLPKNRLGFAGWLTDPGNPLTSRVTVNRYWQLVFGRGLVATSEDFGVQGTPPTHPELLDWLSRDFMDHGWNVKRLLRMMVLSATYRQSTEATPEMRHKDPENLYLARSHTTRLAAEMIRDNALAVSGLLVDKWGGPTAKPYQVEVSFKPVKPDKGDGLYRRSVYTWWKRNAAAPVLTTFGAPKRDVCTVKREVTTSPLQSLILLNDPQFLEASRVLAADLCKRHGEDGRGLVAEAFRRLTSRPPTEEEGKVLLDLFKLQLESYASDSDAALKLLQVGAAPREENIPLPRLAAATLVVNAIMNLDESLIER is encoded by the coding sequence ATGAACCTGAGATCCTCCATCGTCCTCGGATCCGTCCTGCTTGCAGGCGCGGTTTTTGCGGAGGAGCGTGTATCCTTCCAAAACGTGATCAAGCCGCTCCTGTCGGATCGCTGCTTCAAGTGTCACGGGCCGGATGCGAAGAACCAGAAGTCCGACTTCAGGCTGGATACCGAAGAGCATGCCCATGAGGACCTCGGCGGGTATTTCGGAATCGTTCCGGGAAATCTCCAAAAGAGCGAGCTGCACCATCTGATCCGATCGGAAGATGAGGATGAGATGATGCCGCCTCCCGACTCGAACCTGACGTTGAGTGACGCCGAGAAGGATCTGATCGACCGTTGGATTCTGCAGGGTGCGAAGTACGAGAAGCACTGGTCATTCGTGCCCGTGCCCGAGACCGTCCAGGTGCCCTCGGCCGGAGGCGGTTGGGCGCTCAACGAGATCGACCGGTTCGTCGCGCGCGGCCATTCGGACAGTGGGATGAAGCCCGCACCGGAGTCACCCCGGGCGAAGTGGTTGCGCCGGGTGAGCTTCGATCTTACGGGGCTGCCTCCGACACTGGAGGAGATCGACGCCTTCGAGTCCGACACTTCGGAGGATGCTTACGAGAAGGTTGCCGACAGGCTTCTGGCGACGGATGCCTATGCCGAGAGGATGACGGCCGAGTGGTTGGACGTGGCGCGGTATTCGGACTCCTACGGCTACCAGAGGGATCATGAGCGGCGCGTCTGGCCGTGGCGGGACTGGGTGCTCCGGGCTTTCCGCGACAACATGCCATACGGTCGCTTCATCACCGAGCAGGTTGCCGGCGATCTGATTCCCGGGGCGACTGACCAACAACGCCTCGCGACCACCTTCAGTCGGCTGCACGGGCATTGCATGGAAGGGGGAAGCGTTCTTGAGGAATACCGCTGCGAGTATGTCGCGGATCGGGTCGAAACCGTGGGCACCGCATTCCTCGGGCTCACGATGAATTGCACGCGGTGTCACGATCACAAGTATGACCCGTTGACGATGCGGGATTTCTATTCGCTCGGATCGTTCTTCGCGAATGTCGATGAGTCCGGACTGATCGCCTATTTCAGCGAGGCTGCTCCGACGCCCGCGATGCCATTGGCAACTCCGGAAGACAAGGCGGCCCTCGCCGCCGGGAAGGCGGCGGTCGAGGCTGCGGAAAGCGAGTTGCGGCAGATCGCCGGGGCTGCCGAGGCGGACTTCGTCGCATGGCTGTCGGATCCGGAGAGAGGCGGCGAGTCCGGAGGCCTTGAGGTCGCACTCGACTTCGAGTCCGTAGAAAAGATCGACGGAAGGCAAGGACGGCTTGTGAACGACGCCAATCCCGAGCATTCCGGAACGACGAAGCTGCTCAACCGGATTGTCGAGAATGGACGGAGCGGTCGCGCGATCTTGGTTACCGGTGACGATTCGGTTGAGGTGCATGATGTCGGAGCCTACGACCGGGATCAGCCGTGGTCGGCCGCGGTCTGGATCAAGCCGTCGGAGATTGCGCCGCGAGCCAATATCCTGAGCCGTGGCAAGGGTGCCGACGACTCGGCGTGCATGGGCTATGAGTTCCTTCTGAGCGATGGCAAGCCGACGGCTTCGCTTGCCCACTTCTGGCCGGGTGACGCCGTGAGGGTGCAGACGCGCGAGCCGGTGGAGGCGGGCAAGTGGGTCCATCTCGGCGTGACCTACGATGGATCCAGTAAGGCTTCCGGTCTCAGGATTTTCGTCAATGGCAGCGAGGCCGAGACCGTGGTCGTTCGGGACGGCCTGACGCGGAGCATCAACCAGTTCACCCGGGTCGGGAACGGCGACAAGCTGGGTTTGGTTCTCGGGGAACGCTTCAGGGACTCCGGCTTGCGGAACGGCCTGGTCGACGGCTTCCGCTTCTGGAGTCGGGAAGCCAGTTCGCTGGAGATCGCCGAAGCCTGCGTCGTGGGGACTCTGTCGGAGCTGCTCGCCAAGGCACCGGACGAACTCGATGAAGGGGAGCGGAGCCGCCTAAGGGAGCATTTCCTGCTCGCCGTTCATCCGTCGAGCCGGACGGCCCGACAGGCGCTTCAAGAGGAGCGGGCAGGGTGGAACAAGGTGATGGACTCCATTCCTGCGATCTCGGTAATGCGGGAAATGGAAACGCCACGGAAGGCCTATATCCTCGAACGCGGCGCTTACGACAGTCACGGAGAGGAAGTCAGCCCCGATACTCCCGGATTTCTTCCGCCGATGGCCCCGGATCTGCCGAAGAACCGTCTGGGTTTCGCCGGTTGGCTGACCGACCCGGGCAACCCGCTGACGAGTCGGGTTACGGTCAACCGCTACTGGCAGCTCGTTTTCGGCCGGGGCCTGGTGGCAACTTCGGAGGATTTCGGAGTGCAAGGGACGCCTCCGACCCATCCAGAGCTGCTGGACTGGCTGAGCCGGGACTTCATGGACCACGGATGGAACGTGAAGCGGTTGCTGCGGATGATGGTGCTCTCCGCCACCTATCGCCAGAGCACCGAGGCAACTCCGGAGATGCGACACAAGGATCCCGAGAATCTCTATCTTGCCCGGAGCCACACGACCCGTCTTGCGGCGGAGATGATCCGCGACAATGCTCTCGCGGTCAGCGGGCTCCTCGTGGACAAGTGGGGCGGACCGACGGCCAAGCCCTATCAGGTCGAGGTGTCCTTCAAGCCGGTGAAGCCGGACAAGGGCGACGGGCTCTACCGCCGGAGCGTCTATACCTGGTGGAAACGCAATGCCGCGGCCCCAGTGCTGACCACCTTCGGCGCACCCAAGCGGGACGTCTGCACGGTCAAGCGGGAGGTCACTACGTCACCTCTCCAATCCCTCATCCTGCTGAATGATCCCCAGTTTCTCGAAGCTTCGCGCGTCCTCGCGGCCGATCTTTGCAAACGCCACGGAGAAGATGGGCGAGGGCTCGTTGCCGAGGCTTTCAGGCGCTTGACGAGTCGTCCCCCCACCGAGGAAGAGGGCAAGGTCCTGCTCGATCTCTTCAAGCTCCAACTGGAGAGCTATGCCTCCGATTCCGACGCCGCGCTGAAGCTGCTGCAGGTCGGCGCAGCACCCCGGGAGGAGAACATTCCGCTTCCCCGCTTGGCGGCGGCCACCTTGGTCGTCAACGCCATCATGAACCTCGACGAGTCCCTGATCGAACGATGA
- a CDS encoding AraC family transcriptional regulator, giving the protein MNASIAETDFACRYPMAARVFELFDFLPNAYFYAKDRDHRYIGVSESVLREVFGLKEMGDLVGKTDHDFQPPALAEAYHAEDRRAMETRQRTPSEVWLVPQVKGPARWYVSTKIPLIGDDDRIEGIAGVMYRIDTPEAELSHFQEMVPVIRHIEEHFREPVNMSSMAAKVGLSSTQFNVRFRAILHMSPTEFLLTVRLQHVRRALVATKKAITQIAIECGFYDQSHLTRKFRRSFGITPAQYRRRFR; this is encoded by the coding sequence ATGAACGCCTCGATCGCAGAAACCGACTTCGCCTGCAGGTATCCGATGGCGGCGAGGGTGTTCGAGTTGTTCGACTTCCTGCCGAACGCCTACTTCTATGCCAAGGACCGGGATCACCGCTATATCGGAGTCAGTGAGTCGGTGTTGCGTGAGGTCTTCGGACTGAAGGAGATGGGGGATCTGGTCGGAAAGACGGACCACGACTTCCAGCCACCTGCGCTCGCCGAGGCCTATCATGCCGAGGACCGGCGGGCGATGGAGACCCGGCAGCGGACCCCGAGTGAGGTTTGGCTGGTGCCCCAGGTGAAGGGGCCCGCACGATGGTACGTCTCGACCAAGATCCCGCTCATCGGAGACGACGACCGGATCGAGGGTATTGCCGGCGTCATGTACCGAATCGATACGCCCGAGGCCGAGCTCAGCCACTTCCAAGAGATGGTGCCGGTCATCCGGCACATCGAGGAACACTTCCGAGAGCCGGTAAACATGTCTTCGATGGCGGCCAAGGTCGGGCTGTCGTCCACCCAGTTCAACGTGCGATTCCGTGCCATCCTGCACATGTCGCCGACCGAGTTCCTGCTGACGGTCCGGCTGCAACACGTGCGCAGGGCATTGGTGGCCACGAAGAAGGCGATCACCCAGATCGCCATCGAGTGCGGCTTCTACGACCAGAGTCATCTTACACGGAAGTTTCGTCGGAGCTTCGGAATCACACCAGCCCAGTATCGCCGGCGCTTCCGCTGA